The following are encoded in a window of Nibricoccus aquaticus genomic DNA:
- the carA gene encoding glutamine-hydrolyzing carbamoyl-phosphate synthase small subunit, protein MSTPKQGVLALEDGSIFRGLAFGADATIAGECVFNTSMTGYQEIITDPSYFGQIVTMTAPQIGNYGINDEDAEAHAPKCSGFVVRELSPIVSNWRSQSSLDAYFKKYGIPGLSEIDTRALTKKLRVDGAMKCCLSTLPISDADAIAKARNWQDMAGSDYVKEVSVKEPFIWRSDDVANHNAPYFPIGTTMNAPGIPAKKFRVAAFDFGAKHTIFRKLIRHGFDVQVFPATYTAEQVKEHKPDAVFLSNGPGDPSALPYIHKTVTGLLNEYPIFGICLGHQMLTHAMGGTTYKLKFGHRGGNQPVKNLETGKVSITAQNHGFATDPKSLEKGGAKVTELNLNDGTVEGLRHTKLPVFSVQYHPEAAPGPNDADPLFVDFYKMVEARKAGKI, encoded by the coding sequence ATGTCCACGCCCAAGCAAGGAGTTCTCGCCCTCGAAGACGGTTCCATTTTCCGCGGCCTCGCGTTCGGAGCCGACGCCACCATCGCAGGCGAATGCGTCTTCAACACCTCGATGACCGGCTACCAGGAGATCATCACCGATCCCTCCTACTTCGGCCAGATCGTAACCATGACCGCGCCGCAGATCGGCAACTACGGCATCAACGACGAAGACGCCGAGGCCCACGCCCCCAAATGCTCCGGCTTCGTCGTCCGCGAACTCTCCCCCATCGTCAGCAACTGGCGCTCCCAGTCCTCGCTCGACGCCTATTTCAAAAAATACGGCATCCCCGGCCTCAGCGAAATCGACACCCGCGCCCTCACGAAAAAACTCCGCGTCGATGGCGCCATGAAGTGCTGCCTCAGCACCCTCCCCATCTCCGACGCCGACGCCATCGCCAAAGCCCGCAACTGGCAGGACATGGCCGGCTCCGACTACGTCAAAGAAGTCTCCGTCAAAGAACCCTTCATCTGGCGCAGCGACGACGTGGCCAACCACAACGCCCCTTACTTCCCCATCGGCACCACGATGAACGCCCCCGGCATCCCCGCGAAAAAGTTCCGCGTGGCCGCCTTCGACTTCGGTGCCAAGCACACCATCTTCCGCAAACTCATCCGCCACGGCTTCGACGTCCAAGTCTTCCCCGCCACCTACACCGCCGAGCAGGTCAAAGAACACAAACCCGACGCCGTCTTCCTCTCTAACGGCCCCGGCGATCCCTCCGCCCTCCCGTATATCCATAAAACGGTGACCGGCCTCCTCAACGAGTACCCGATCTTCGGCATCTGCCTCGGCCACCAGATGCTCACGCACGCCATGGGCGGCACGACCTATAAACTCAAGTTCGGCCACCGCGGCGGCAACCAGCCTGTGAAAAATCTGGAGACCGGCAAAGTCTCCATCACCGCGCAAAACCACGGCTTCGCCACCGACCCCAAGTCTCTCGAAAAAGGCGGCGCCAAAGTCACCGAGCTCAACCTCAACGACGGCACCGTCGAAGGCCTCCGCCACACCAAGCTCCCCGTCTTCTCGGTCCAATACCACCCCGAAGCCGCTCCCGGCCCGAACGACGCTGACCCGCTCTTCGTCGACTTCTACAAAATGGTCGAAGCCCGCAAAGCCGGTAAGATCTGA
- a CDS encoding addiction module protein: MSMTVEQLVSEARQLPREKKTELFDRLLVEAFAQPDPEIDTAWRAETRRRIAEIESGQIKGVPGEQVMAELRQIAGL; this comes from the coding sequence ATGAGCATGACCGTTGAACAACTCGTCTCAGAAGCGCGGCAGTTACCCCGGGAAAAGAAAACAGAGCTGTTTGACCGGTTGCTCGTGGAAGCGTTCGCACAGCCCGACCCGGAGATCGACACAGCGTGGCGGGCTGAGACGCGCCGCCGCATCGCGGAAATCGAAAGCGGCCAGATCAAAGGCGTACCCGGCGAGCAAGTCATGGCCGAACTGCGGCAAATCGCCGGCTTGTGA
- a CDS encoding helix-turn-helix domain-containing protein, with translation MSNDIAQRLMERVKRLRENLGLTQEAFAERAGLKYKHYQSVEAGRKPNIQFSTLIKMAEACGLEPWELLKFDHDVESFQPVVGETKATTRTSKTAKTPKPRRRSN, from the coding sequence GTGAGCAACGACATCGCACAACGGCTGATGGAGCGCGTGAAGCGCCTCCGGGAGAATCTTGGGCTCACCCAAGAAGCCTTCGCCGAACGTGCCGGGCTCAAATACAAACACTACCAGTCGGTCGAAGCAGGTCGTAAACCCAACATCCAGTTCTCCACGTTAATCAAGATGGCCGAAGCCTGCGGCTTGGAGCCTTGGGAATTACTCAAGTTCGATCACGACGTGGAGTCGTTCCAGCCCGTCGTCGGCGAGACCAAAGCCACCACCCGCACCAGCAAGACGGCGAAGACCCCCAAACCGCGTCGGCGGTCCAACTGA
- a CDS encoding site-specific DNA-methyltransferase, translating into MPTLNWIGKDAVVNHHREVPYRLLRNVPELGCGDPGSGNLLVEGDNLHALKALLPYYAGQVKCIYIDPPYNTGNEGWVYNDAVNSPLIQKWLGETVGKEAEDLSRHDKWLCMMLPRLQLLKQFLREDGSIWVSMDDSEISLLRMLMDEVFGRERFVACNVWQKRYSRENREAIGDVHEYLLVYAMDPKKFKADRNRIPITGPQAKVYRNPNNDPKGRWRGIPMTAQAGHATAEQFYEIIAPSGKAFRPSKGRCWGLAEATFKKLRADGRIWFGKKGNSQPNVIRYLSEVEGMVPWTWWPHEEVGHTDESKKEIQAILDAEIPFDTPKPTRLLERVLRIATNPGELVMDSFLGSGSTAHAILKLNRESSETTPRRFVGIEMEPKVAAEIASERVRRVARGYTNAKGETVAGLGGGFRYCRLDAPLFSAAGVINPDVRFAQLARHVYFTETGEPLPRERVPNTPLVGVHRGTGVYLLFNGILGDHSASGGNVLTRAVLAKLPPHAGPKVIYAYGCLLGEERLRGEQITFRQTPYEIATT; encoded by the coding sequence GTGCCCACGCTTAATTGGATCGGCAAAGACGCCGTCGTAAATCACCACCGCGAGGTTCCCTATCGCCTGCTGCGCAATGTGCCGGAACTCGGCTGCGGCGACCCCGGCTCCGGCAACCTCCTTGTCGAGGGCGACAATCTCCACGCGCTTAAGGCTCTGCTGCCTTACTACGCCGGGCAGGTGAAGTGCATCTACATCGACCCGCCCTACAACACCGGTAACGAGGGCTGGGTTTATAACGATGCCGTCAACAGCCCGCTCATTCAGAAATGGCTCGGCGAGACCGTCGGCAAGGAGGCCGAGGATCTTTCCCGACACGACAAATGGCTCTGCATGATGCTGCCGCGGCTCCAGCTGCTGAAACAGTTTTTGCGGGAGGACGGGTCCATTTGGGTGAGCATGGACGATTCGGAAATCTCCCTGCTGCGCATGCTCATGGACGAGGTTTTTGGCCGCGAACGCTTCGTCGCCTGCAACGTCTGGCAGAAGCGCTATTCGCGCGAAAACCGCGAGGCCATCGGAGACGTGCACGAATATCTGCTGGTTTATGCGATGGATCCCAAAAAATTTAAGGCTGATCGAAATCGCATTCCGATTACCGGCCCGCAGGCGAAGGTATACAGAAATCCCAACAATGACCCGAAGGGCCGCTGGCGTGGGATTCCGATGACTGCCCAAGCTGGGCACGCTACTGCTGAGCAGTTCTACGAAATCATTGCGCCTTCAGGAAAAGCCTTTCGTCCGTCAAAAGGCCGGTGTTGGGGCTTGGCGGAGGCCACCTTCAAGAAGCTCCGTGCGGATGGTAGGATCTGGTTTGGGAAAAAAGGAAACTCACAACCAAACGTGATTCGCTACCTCAGCGAGGTTGAGGGCATGGTCCCGTGGACTTGGTGGCCACACGAAGAGGTCGGCCACACCGATGAATCAAAAAAGGAAATCCAGGCGATCTTGGATGCGGAAATTCCGTTCGACACTCCCAAGCCCACCAGATTGCTCGAACGCGTCCTTAGGATTGCGACCAATCCAGGTGAACTCGTTATGGATTCATTTTTGGGGTCCGGCTCAACGGCGCACGCCATTCTGAAACTCAATCGTGAATCCTCGGAGACGACTCCACGTCGATTTGTCGGAATCGAAATGGAGCCGAAGGTGGCCGCAGAGATTGCCTCAGAACGAGTGAGGCGGGTGGCGAGGGGCTATACGAACGCCAAGGGCGAAACCGTGGCCGGTCTCGGCGGCGGATTCCGATACTGTCGGCTCGATGCGCCGCTGTTTTCTGCCGCTGGTGTGATCAATCCCGATGTGCGCTTCGCCCAGCTTGCACGGCACGTGTATTTTACGGAGACGGGCGAGCCGTTGCCGCGCGAGCGCGTGCCCAACACGCCGCTGGTGGGCGTGCATCGGGGCACCGGCGTTTATCTGCTGTTCAACGGCATCCTCGGCGATCATTCGGCGAGCGGTGGCAATGTGCTCACGCGCGCCGTTCTCGCGAAGCTGCCGCCCCACGCGGGCCCGAAGGTGATTTACGCCTACGGCTGCCTGCTCGGCGAAGAGCGACTGCGCGGCGAGCAAATCACGTTTCGCCAGACGCCCTACGAAATCGCCACCACATGA
- a CDS encoding DEAD/DEAH box helicase: MNLALKGYQTRILGTLRDYLREVARTGDPRNPFEKIVAANAAKAVPYIPVQIPGLAGVMPYVCLRVPTGGGKTLLAAHAIGSAVKDYQRAERAVVLWFVPSNPILEQTLAALKNPRHPYRHALERGDGAASPGVGAVEVLTIEEALRVTPGTLDGATVVIVATIQGFRVDDTTGRKVYDPINGALDDHFRAVPPDRVGDLEKGPDGKPARSLENVLRLRRPIVIVDEAHNVRTPLSFATLGKLQPSCILEFTATPDREKAPSNVLHRVSAAELKAAAMIKLPIRVVTRPAGEWARLLTDALTLRQSLEGIAAREAQTSREYLRPIALIQGRDVEHTQELKKHLVDEHGIADAEIKICTGKIDELKDVKDLAAVDCPVRYILTVQKLREGWDCPFAYVLCSLQETRSATAIEQIVGRVLRLPKASFKTEPALNEAYVFSVSPTLAEVLGELKGALELHGFTGAEAERIILSGADGGVLPLAVAPVVVAVHPDDFDKTLVATHAPALIGKVSFDVKAGTLTVSAPLNDTERAWALSCVKAPAMQAQVTAALDEVGEAAAAWGAGGSLAAHATGPLQVRLPFVVPLLAIRQGELLEPFEATHLLERPWKLSERDATLSEALYPAKRAVGELGLVDVEKESGRVRTERTEGVEEDSVETDFVSRLHQQVLALNGGSEWSFEQLVVWLDRNLFRDPEERREIIGVESALFLRKALNGLVTARGLTDIGPLVLDRHRLAEALAQRIRQHREAERLAAFQALLLPESELTVSVEVSLDFAATRYEPSWSYDGGHKFKKHYYAPAPGELHNTGEEFECAVYLDGLPEVKTWVRNLSRKGPFWLRRSTANFYPDFVCLLTDGRVLAVEYKGAHLATADEAKEKASVGAIWESRSDGRCLFVMPTSGGLAEIRRKVGMS, translated from the coding sequence ATGAACCTCGCGCTCAAAGGCTATCAGACCCGCATCCTCGGCACGTTGCGCGATTACCTGCGCGAGGTGGCGCGCACGGGCGATCCGCGGAATCCGTTCGAAAAAATCGTCGCGGCCAATGCGGCGAAGGCGGTGCCCTACATCCCGGTGCAGATTCCGGGTCTCGCGGGCGTGATGCCCTACGTGTGCCTGCGCGTGCCCACGGGCGGCGGCAAGACGCTGCTCGCGGCCCACGCCATCGGCTCGGCGGTGAAGGATTATCAGCGGGCCGAGCGCGCGGTCGTGCTGTGGTTCGTGCCGAGCAATCCCATCCTGGAGCAGACGCTCGCGGCGCTGAAAAATCCGCGGCACCCGTATCGCCACGCGTTGGAGCGCGGCGACGGTGCTGCGAGCCCGGGCGTGGGTGCAGTGGAGGTGTTGACCATCGAGGAAGCGCTGCGCGTGACCCCCGGCACGCTTGACGGCGCGACCGTCGTGATTGTGGCGACGATCCAAGGCTTTCGCGTGGACGACACGACGGGCCGCAAGGTTTACGACCCGATCAATGGAGCGCTCGACGACCATTTCCGCGCGGTGCCGCCAGACCGGGTGGGCGATCTCGAAAAAGGTCCCGACGGAAAGCCGGCGCGTTCGCTGGAAAACGTGCTCCGCCTGCGTCGGCCCATCGTGATTGTGGATGAAGCGCACAACGTGCGCACGCCGCTCTCGTTCGCCACGCTCGGCAAGCTCCAGCCCTCGTGCATCCTCGAATTCACGGCGACGCCCGACCGCGAGAAAGCGCCGTCGAATGTGCTGCACCGCGTGTCGGCGGCGGAGTTGAAGGCGGCAGCGATGATCAAACTGCCCATCCGTGTGGTGACGCGCCCGGCGGGCGAGTGGGCGCGGCTGCTCACGGACGCACTCACGTTGCGCCAATCGCTCGAAGGCATCGCCGCCCGCGAGGCGCAGACTTCGCGCGAGTATCTGCGACCCATCGCGCTCATTCAAGGACGCGACGTCGAGCACACGCAGGAGCTGAAGAAGCACCTCGTGGACGAACACGGCATCGCCGACGCCGAGATCAAAATTTGCACCGGCAAGATCGACGAACTGAAGGACGTGAAGGATCTCGCGGCGGTAGATTGCCCCGTGCGCTACATCCTCACCGTGCAGAAGCTGCGCGAGGGCTGGGACTGCCCGTTTGCGTATGTGTTGTGCAGCCTGCAAGAGACGCGCTCGGCGACGGCGATCGAGCAGATCGTCGGCCGCGTGCTGCGTTTGCCCAAGGCGAGCTTCAAGACCGAGCCGGCGCTGAACGAGGCGTATGTGTTCTCGGTATCGCCGACGCTGGCCGAGGTGCTCGGCGAGCTTAAGGGCGCGCTGGAGCTGCACGGCTTCACGGGCGCTGAGGCGGAGCGGATCATCCTCTCGGGCGCCGACGGCGGGGTCTTGCCGCTGGCGGTGGCGCCAGTCGTCGTGGCGGTTCATCCGGATGATTTCGACAAGACGCTGGTCGCGACGCACGCGCCGGCATTGATCGGCAAAGTTTCCTTCGATGTTAAGGCCGGCACGTTGACCGTGAGTGCGCCGCTCAACGATACCGAACGGGCGTGGGCGCTCTCGTGCGTGAAAGCGCCGGCGATGCAGGCGCAGGTCACGGCGGCGCTGGACGAAGTCGGCGAAGCCGCGGCAGCGTGGGGCGCGGGCGGGAGCCTCGCGGCGCACGCGACTGGGCCGCTGCAGGTGCGATTGCCCTTCGTGGTACCGCTGCTGGCGATCCGGCAAGGCGAACTGTTGGAACCGTTCGAGGCGACGCATCTGCTGGAGCGTCCGTGGAAATTGAGCGAACGAGACGCGACGCTCTCGGAGGCGCTCTACCCTGCGAAGCGCGCGGTTGGCGAACTCGGTCTGGTCGACGTGGAAAAGGAGAGCGGTCGCGTGCGCACGGAGAGGACTGAAGGGGTTGAAGAAGACAGCGTGGAGACGGACTTCGTGAGCCGGCTCCATCAGCAGGTGCTGGCGCTGAACGGCGGTAGCGAATGGAGCTTCGAGCAACTCGTCGTGTGGCTCGACCGAAACCTCTTCCGCGACCCGGAGGAGCGGCGGGAGATCATCGGCGTCGAGTCGGCGTTGTTTCTCCGCAAGGCGCTCAACGGCCTTGTGACCGCACGGGGTCTGACGGACATCGGTCCGTTGGTACTCGACCGCCATCGCCTGGCCGAGGCGCTTGCACAGCGTATCCGCCAGCATCGCGAGGCGGAGCGGCTGGCGGCGTTTCAGGCGCTGCTGTTGCCGGAATCGGAGCTGACGGTAAGCGTGGAAGTCTCACTGGACTTCGCGGCGACGCGCTACGAGCCGAGTTGGAGCTACGATGGCGGGCATAAATTCAAGAAGCACTATTACGCGCCCGCGCCCGGCGAGCTCCACAACACGGGCGAGGAGTTTGAGTGCGCCGTTTATCTCGATGGCTTGCCCGAGGTGAAGACGTGGGTGCGAAACTTAAGTCGTAAAGGCCCGTTCTGGTTGAGGCGTTCGACGGCGAATTTTTATCCGGACTTTGTCTGCCTGCTCACCGACGGACGTGTACTGGCGGTGGAATACAAAGGCGCGCATCTGGCGACAGCCGACGAGGCGAAGGAGAAGGCATCAGTCGGTGCGATCTGGGAATCACGGAGCGATGGCCGCTGTTTGTTCGTGATGCCGACGAGCGGCGGGCTGGCTGAAATCAGACGGAAGGTCGGAATGAGCTGA
- a CDS encoding type II toxin-antitoxin system RelE/ParE family toxin encodes MSWRVVLRPEVEGDVAEAAGWYEERHKGLGAMFVEEVITVWDELAENPLLNSRRDQAKNVRWRYPKRFPYRIVYEVFDEERVVVVAAVLHATRADRHWRARV; translated from the coding sequence ATGAGCTGGCGGGTGGTGTTGCGTCCGGAGGTCGAGGGCGATGTGGCGGAGGCGGCGGGGTGGTATGAGGAGCGGCACAAGGGATTGGGCGCGATGTTTGTCGAGGAGGTGATCACGGTGTGGGATGAACTCGCGGAAAACCCACTGCTGAACAGCAGGCGCGATCAGGCGAAGAATGTCAGATGGCGTTACCCGAAGAGATTTCCGTATCGTATCGTTTATGAGGTTTTCGACGAGGAGCGCGTGGTCGTTGTGGCGGCCGTGTTACACGCGACACGGGCGGACCGGCATTGGCGGGCACGGGTGTGA